One Clostridium cylindrosporum DSM 605 genomic region harbors:
- a CDS encoding DUF4397 domain-containing protein codes for MEKRIDNLENISQNNKVPISYIRILHASPDAPSVDIVANGGLIAKNLNYKDFTSYLKVIPGNYNIKIYPSGNMSVTTLNTNVKIPPYSILTLVIGDNLSDLKLFVVPDNTRKVVENKALVRFSNLSPRSNSIDTYLKNGKQLFKGVNFGEYTNYIEIPPGVYSFQFKPEDSNSVILSVPNTHLKASNAYTIYFVGESSNNSLLQILIPMDGNSYIKF; via the coding sequence ATGGAAAAAAGAATTGATAATTTAGAAAATATATCACAAAATAACAAAGTTCCTATTTCTTACATCCGAATTTTACATGCTTCACCTGATGCTCCATCTGTAGATATTGTAGCCAACGGAGGACTTATTGCAAAAAATCTTAATTACAAAGATTTCACATCATACTTAAAAGTCATCCCTGGAAATTATAATATTAAAATCTATCCATCAGGGAATATGTCTGTTACCACTTTAAATACAAATGTAAAAATACCGCCCTACTCTATCTTAACTCTTGTAATAGGAGATAATTTATCTGACTTAAAGTTATTTGTAGTCCCTGATAACACTAGAAAGGTAGTTGAAAATAAAGCTCTTGTTAGATTCTCTAATCTTTCTCCAAGATCTAATTCTATAGATACTTACCTAAAAAACGGTAAGCAACTTTTTAAAGGTGTAAATTTTGGAGAATACACAAACTATATAGAGATTCCTCCAGGTGTATATAGCTTTCAATTTAAACCTGAAGATAGTAATTCTGTTATTCTCTCTGTTCCAAATACTCACTTAAAGGCATCAAATGCATATACAATATACTTTGTTGGTGAATCAAGTAATAACTCTCTCCTACAGATTTTGATACCAATGGACGGAAACTCATATATTAAGTTCTAG
- a CDS encoding Fur family transcriptional regulator, with translation MENLSSIFKEKNLKLTPQRYAIYGYLKSTKSHPSAETIYENLKTTYPTMSLATVYKTLRTLIDLNLVQEINVGEDNFRFDACTDCHPHIVCTKCRCVDDIDDADFSFVDEIAKKHTNYEIQKHKLYFYGICPNCV, from the coding sequence ATGGAAAATCTTAGCAGCATTTTTAAAGAGAAGAACTTAAAACTAACTCCACAAAGATATGCTATTTATGGCTATCTTAAGTCTACAAAATCTCATCCTTCTGCTGAAACAATATATGAAAATTTAAAAACAACTTATCCTACAATGAGTCTTGCTACTGTATATAAGACATTAAGAACTCTTATTGACTTGAATTTAGTACAAGAAATAAATGTAGGCGAAGATAACTTCCGATTCGATGCATGTACAGATTGTCATCCTCATATTGTTTGTACAAAGTGTAGATGTGTTGATGATATTGATGATGCAGATTTTTCTTTTGTAGATGAAATAGCAAAAAAGCATACTAATTATGAAATTCAAAAACACAAACTATATTTTTATGGGATTTGCCCAAATTGTGTTTAA
- a CDS encoding aspartate kinase produces MAVKVAKFGGSSLANSEQFKKVYNIIQMDKDRKYVVPSAFGKRSSDDTKITDLLLLCGTHAENNKPFDDVFSIIENRCLDIVKELDLDLDMTPYLKEIKDTISTNASKEYAASRGEYMSGIILSKLLGYEFIDAAEVIRFEKSGQLDYETTIALLKKKLSKAPNAVIPGFYGATGSGRIVTFSRGGSDVTGALVAQAVDASVYENFTDVCGLLMTNPCIVENPKPIEKVTYRELRELAYMGATVIHEDAIRPVRDAAIPLNIRNTNDPSHPGTMIVGDVEQNASAGTITGIAGKKDFTVIAIEQSYMNSHVGYAQKILSILADFDVSFECMPSGIDNISLVIESSYLEGKLYDIVEQIRLQCNPDSVEVYPNMALIATVGRGMIYMPGMSSKLFSSLYNSGVNIRMINQGSSEINIIVGVENDDFEKAIRSIYDAFVE; encoded by the coding sequence ATGGCAGTAAAAGTGGCTAAGTTTGGAGGATCATCTCTTGCAAACTCTGAACAATTTAAGAAGGTTTATAATATTATACAAATGGATAAGGATAGAAAGTATGTGGTACCATCAGCTTTTGGTAAAAGAAGTTCTGATGATACGAAGATAACAGATCTTTTATTACTTTGCGGTACTCATGCTGAAAACAACAAACCATTTGATGATGTTTTCTCTATAATTGAAAATAGATGTCTAGATATTGTAAAAGAACTAGACCTTGACCTTGACATGACACCTTATTTAAAGGAAATTAAGGATACAATATCTACAAATGCTTCAAAGGAATATGCAGCAAGCCGTGGGGAGTATATGAGCGGTATTATATTATCAAAACTTCTTGGCTATGAATTTATTGATGCAGCTGAAGTTATTAGATTTGAAAAAAGCGGACAACTAGACTATGAAACAACTATTGCATTATTAAAGAAAAAACTATCAAAAGCTCCAAATGCAGTAATACCAGGTTTCTATGGAGCAACTGGCAGCGGAAGAATAGTTACTTTCTCAAGAGGAGGATCTGATGTAACTGGAGCACTTGTTGCACAGGCAGTAGATGCATCAGTTTATGAAAACTTTACAGATGTATGTGGTCTACTAATGACTAATCCATGTATAGTAGAAAATCCAAAACCTATAGAAAAAGTAACTTACAGGGAGTTAAGAGAACTTGCATATATGGGTGCAACAGTTATTCATGAAGATGCGATAAGACCTGTTCGTGATGCTGCTATACCATTAAATATAAGAAATACAAATGATCCATCACATCCTGGAACTATGATTGTTGGAGATGTTGAACAAAATGCTTCAGCAGGTACAATAACAGGAATCGCAGGTAAAAAAGATTTCACTGTTATCGCGATAGAACAAAGCTATATGAATTCACACGTTGGATATGCTCAAAAAATACTTTCAATACTTGCTGATTTTGATGTATCATTTGAATGTATGCCATCTGGAATTGACAACATCTCTTTGGTTATAGAAAGTAGCTATTTAGAAGGTAAACTTTATGATATAGTTGAACAAATAAGATTACAGTGTAACCCTGATTCAGTTGAGGTTTATCCTAATATGGCACTTATTGCAACAGTTGGAAGAGGAATGATTTATATGCCTGGAATGTCATCTAAACTATTCTCTTCACTATATAATTCTGGTGTAAATATTAGAATGATTAACCAAGGATCTAGTGAAATCAATATTATTGTTGGTGTAGAAAATGATGATTTCGAAAAAGCTATCAGATCAATTTATGATGCTTTTGTAGAATAA
- a CDS encoding GTP pyrophosphokinase: MLVKDWKEFLVPYEQAVEELKIKFKSIRKQTRSKNTYSPIEFVTGRVKEISSILEKAKKLNIPFNKISEEVEDIAGIRIMCQFVEDIYTMVNLIKQREGKDLTVVYEKDYVKNFKESGYRSYHVIIRYPVQTTLGEVEVLAEIQIRTLAMNFWATIEHSLNYKYKQSIPSHIKERLKKSAELAFLLDQEMSQIKEEIMDAQTMFEIKSNIISDVLDNITNLYSLGKISESTSIQDKFNKLIEYGDIFELKDLLDESNLKVQKARLELYDL; this comes from the coding sequence ATGTTAGTTAAAGATTGGAAAGAGTTCTTAGTACCATATGAACAAGCTGTGGAAGAACTTAAGATTAAGTTTAAAAGTATACGTAAGCAAACTAGAAGCAAAAACACCTACTCTCCAATAGAATTTGTAACAGGAAGAGTAAAAGAAATATCAAGTATATTAGAAAAGGCGAAAAAATTAAATATTCCTTTTAATAAAATATCAGAGGAAGTAGAAGATATTGCAGGAATAAGGATTATGTGTCAATTCGTTGAGGATATTTATACCATGGTTAACTTAATTAAGCAGCGTGAGGGAAAAGATTTAACCGTTGTTTATGAGAAGGACTATGTGAAAAACTTTAAAGAAAGTGGTTATAGAAGCTATCACGTTATAATAAGATATCCTGTACAAACAACACTTGGAGAAGTTGAGGTACTTGCTGAAATTCAAATTAGAACGCTTGCGATGAATTTTTGGGCAACTATTGAACATTCTCTAAATTATAAGTATAAACAAAGTATACCTTCCCATATAAAGGAAAGACTTAAAAAATCTGCTGAACTTGCATTTCTTTTAGATCAGGAAATGTCTCAAATAAAAGAAGAAATTATGGACGCTCAAACGATGTTTGAAATAAAGTCTAATATTATATCTGATGTTTTAGATAACATTACCAACCTATATTCACTTGGAAAAATTTCAGAATCAACTTCAATTCAAGACAAGTTTAATAAACTAATTGAATATGGAGATATATTTGAACTTAAAGACCTTCTTGATGAATCAAACTTGAAGGTACAAAAAGCAAGACTTGAACTTTACGACTTATAA
- a CDS encoding homoserine dehydrogenase: MEKVKIGLLGFGTVGSGVWKVIEANNNAISKRCRKELEITKILVKSLEKARSAEAPENLFTDKFEDVLSSDVDIVVEVMGGIEPAKEYILKAISAKKHVVTANKQLLATNGEEIYKAAVENGVKVFYEASVAGGIPILNTLKDPLSANQIEEIIGIVNGTTNYILSKMTEDKKDFETMLKVAQDLGYAEAAPAADVEGFDAAYKLCILSSLAFKSSIDVEKVHREGICDITPLDIEYAREMGYTVKLLAIAKKKEKGLELRVHPTFIPSNHPLASVSDSYNAVFLKGNAVENLMFYGRGAGDLPTASAVVGDIVSVITSENSPSYEDSVLGNIEKCDILPIGDLETQYYVRLTVEDKPGVLGKITSILGDKNVSLSTVIQKGTKDSSVSLVFMTHKTSESNLQAAFEEVTKLEGVHKIENLIRIES; encoded by the coding sequence GTGGAAAAGGTTAAAATAGGGCTTCTTGGCTTCGGAACTGTAGGAAGCGGTGTTTGGAAAGTTATTGAGGCAAATAATAATGCTATTTCTAAAAGATGTAGAAAAGAACTTGAAATAACTAAAATACTTGTAAAATCACTTGAAAAAGCAAGATCTGCAGAAGCACCTGAGAATTTATTTACAGATAAATTCGAAGATGTTTTATCATCAGATGTTGATATTGTTGTAGAGGTTATGGGTGGTATTGAACCTGCTAAGGAATATATACTTAAGGCTATTTCAGCAAAAAAACATGTTGTAACTGCTAACAAGCAACTTCTTGCAACTAATGGTGAAGAAATATATAAAGCAGCGGTAGAAAATGGTGTTAAGGTATTTTACGAAGCAAGTGTTGCAGGTGGTATTCCAATACTAAATACATTAAAAGATCCACTATCAGCTAACCAAATTGAAGAAATCATAGGAATTGTTAACGGAACTACAAATTATATATTATCTAAAATGACTGAGGATAAAAAAGATTTTGAAACAATGTTAAAGGTTGCTCAAGATCTTGGATATGCTGAAGCTGCACCTGCAGCTGACGTTGAAGGATTTGATGCTGCATATAAGCTTTGTATTTTATCTTCACTTGCATTTAAATCAAGCATTGATGTTGAAAAAGTTCACCGTGAAGGAATTTGTGATATAACTCCACTTGATATTGAATATGCAAGAGAAATGGGCTATACAGTTAAGCTTTTAGCTATAGCAAAGAAAAAGGAAAAAGGTTTAGAACTTCGTGTTCACCCTACTTTCATTCCTTCTAATCATCCACTAGCATCTGTATCAGACTCATACAATGCAGTTTTCCTTAAGGGAAATGCAGTTGAAAATCTTATGTTCTATGGAAGAGGTGCAGGAGACCTTCCTACAGCTAGTGCAGTTGTAGGAGACATTGTATCTGTTATAACATCAGAGAACTCTCCTTCATATGAGGATAGCGTTCTAGGTAATATTGAAAAATGCGATATACTTCCAATAGGAGACCTTGAAACTCAATACTATGTTAGATTAACTGTTGAAGATAAACCAGGCGTTCTTGGTAAGATTACTTCAATTCTTGGAGATAAAAATGTTTCTCTATCAACAGTTATACAAAAGGGAACTAAAGACTCAAGTGTTTCACTTGTATTTATGACTCATAAAACATCAGAATCTAATCTTCAAGCAGCTTTTGAAGAAGTTACTAAGCTTGAAGGAGTTCACAAAATAGAGAATCTAATAAGAATTGAAAGTTAG
- a CDS encoding McrB family protein, which yields MQRIFKEEDIRSIEECYLLGYLAIEEKVFPSIGEDQSCITYLRKNPQYILFYIKAMSSIPKNLYDIPGPFENNMFVGFEKGIEGIGMPLEYWDLEIKEKKEYIYEKLKNKLVLFTPYLKKEEKLGKVEIYYRNLVVRDVEDLNNYRGHTFVPIPSPIVRGFEEFERAIMRQDPIRFENYSKYMDDPEFIICDDYIYYNLNWGRTLDDKRMLQGIGEIKKIEIPDHFRKNIVYKVNDNLLFLTKEYIDGELKEYFKNGEHVLKNSEEKLDYKIIKSEYEFLKRFKYNLTNTGLFYKEEDIYNFHISLKTNPLTIISGMSGIGKTSLAISYAKALGLEDKNYIVVPISPSYTEPSDIIGYLNTSKDEYIPSETGVVDLLRTAQENTDEVFMIIFDEMNLSQVEYWFSPFISILEMEKEERNLILYNKNSKCKNSSDYPASIKIGKNVVFVGTVNIDETTKEFSDRLLDRANLINPKKISFIEMKNILESYRGKTLENLDEKYYLNFKFWRRDCTSPLDIFRENELKLLDDIHNAINAIDRQKGISYRTLYNMASYIFNIPETEKGELLLSREKSFDIQIKQRILTKVKGHQEQYGKLIGNIEKGHINHGEIYKILIEENYKGISDFKISIDELKRKAEEMYYNGYTL from the coding sequence ATGCAAAGAATTTTCAAAGAAGAGGATATTAGGTCAATTGAGGAATGTTATTTATTAGGATATCTTGCGATAGAAGAAAAAGTATTTCCCAGTATAGGTGAGGATCAAAGTTGTATAACGTATTTAAGGAAGAATCCTCAATATATATTATTTTATATTAAAGCAATGTCAAGTATACCGAAAAACTTATATGATATTCCTGGACCTTTTGAAAATAACATGTTCGTAGGATTTGAAAAGGGAATAGAAGGAATTGGAATGCCCCTTGAATATTGGGATCTTGAAATAAAGGAAAAAAAGGAATATATATATGAAAAATTAAAGAATAAGCTTGTATTATTTACACCTTATCTTAAAAAGGAAGAGAAGCTAGGAAAAGTTGAAATTTATTATAGGAATTTAGTTGTAAGAGATGTAGAGGACTTAAACAATTATAGGGGACACACCTTTGTTCCTATTCCGTCACCTATTGTTAGAGGATTCGAAGAGTTTGAAAGAGCAATTATGAGACAAGATCCAATCAGATTTGAAAACTATAGTAAGTATATGGATGATCCAGAATTTATAATATGTGATGATTATATCTATTATAATTTAAATTGGGGAAGAACATTAGATGATAAAAGAATGCTTCAAGGAATAGGTGAAATTAAAAAAATTGAGATACCAGATCACTTCAGAAAAAATATTGTATATAAAGTAAATGACAACTTACTTTTTTTAACTAAGGAATACATTGATGGGGAGTTGAAAGAATACTTCAAAAATGGAGAACACGTCTTAAAAAATTCAGAGGAAAAATTAGACTATAAAATAATAAAAAGTGAATATGAATTTTTAAAAAGATTTAAATATAATCTTACAAATACAGGTCTTTTTTACAAAGAAGAAGATATTTATAATTTTCATATATCGCTTAAGACAAATCCTTTAACAATTATTAGTGGAATGTCTGGAATAGGGAAGACTAGTCTTGCAATTTCATATGCAAAGGCTCTTGGACTTGAAGATAAAAATTATATAGTAGTACCTATTAGTCCTTCATATACAGAGCCATCTGATATAATAGGATACTTAAATACATCAAAGGATGAATATATACCGTCAGAAACAGGGGTTGTAGATTTATTAAGAACTGCACAGGAAAATACCGATGAAGTTTTTATGATTATATTTGATGAAATGAACTTAAGTCAGGTAGAGTATTGGTTTAGTCCATTTATTTCAATACTTGAAATGGAAAAAGAAGAAAGAAATTTAATCCTATATAACAAAAATTCAAAATGCAAAAATTCCAGTGATTATCCAGCATCCATCAAAATAGGTAAGAATGTTGTATTTGTTGGTACTGTTAATATAGATGAAACAACTAAGGAGTTTTCAGATAGACTTTTAGATAGGGCAAATCTTATTAATCCTAAAAAGATTTCATTTATTGAAATGAAAAATATATTAGAATCCTATAGGGGAAAGACTTTAGAGAATTTAGATGAAAAATACTATTTAAACTTTAAATTTTGGAGAAGAGATTGTACATCTCCTTTAGACATATTTAGGGAAAATGAGCTTAAATTATTAGATGATATACATAATGCAATTAATGCAATAGATAGGCAAAAGGGTATATCCTATAGAACTTTGTATAATATGGCATCCTATATATTTAACATACCAGAAACTGAAAAGGGAGAGTTGCTTTTATCGAGAGAAAAATCATTTGATATACAAATTAAGCAAAGAATTTTAACAAAAGTAAAAGGGCATCAGGAGCAATATGGAAAGCTTATTGGAAATATAGAAAAGGGTCATATAAATCATGGAGAGATTTATAAAATATTAATAGAGGAAAATTATAAAGGAATATCAGATTTTAAAATATCAATTGATGAATTAAAGCGAAAAGCCGAGGAGATGTATTATAATGGATACACTTTATAG